The proteins below come from a single Melitaea cinxia chromosome 9, ilMelCinx1.1, whole genome shotgun sequence genomic window:
- the LOC123656235 gene encoding BET1 homolog, with protein sequence MRRARDGYQYQPIPRAATDDVFEHENERMAEELSGKITTLKHMSIEIGNEVRLQDKILRGIDDDVDRSSGFLGKTMGRVLKLGKGNHNYYIFYLFLFSIFVFFLLYIVLKFR encoded by the coding sequence ATGCGAAGGGCTCGGGATGGCTACCAGTATCAGCCCATTCCAAGGGCTGCAACAGACGATGTTTTTGAGCACGAAAATGAGCGAATGGCTGAAGAGCTCAGTGGAAAAATTACCACCCTTAAACATATGTCCATAGAAATTGGAAACGAAGTTCGATTACAAGATAAAATATTGCGAGGAATAGATGATGATGTCGACCGAAGCTCAGGCTTTCTGGGCAAAACTATGGGTAGAGTTCTCAAATTGGGCAAAGGAAATCACaactattacatattttatttatttctattttcaatatttgtgtttttcttactttatattgtattaaagtTTAGGTGA